The window CGCCATGGGCCCCAACCCCCGGAACAGGGCCCACTTCACGCCCAACCCCACCCCGCCCGCCACGAGGGCACACATCCACAGCTTGGGGAGTACCCCGGGCGGAGGCCCCACGGGCCCTCCCAGAACCCGGACGAGCTTGCGGCGCAGCAGGAAGGCCTCCAGCCAAGCCACCAACCCGCTGGCCACGGTGATGAAAGCGGCGCTCAGGTGCCGGGGCAGGCCAAGCCAGGGCGCCAGGTGCAGGCCCACGCCCCAGGCCAGCGCCGCCCCCAGGGAGACCCGCACCACGGCGAAGCGCAGCGGCGTCCCCGGGTCCTTCAGCGCGTAATAGGTGGAGGAATAGAGCCGCCCCACCGTGCCGGACACCAGCCCCACGGCGGAGCCCATCAGCAGGTACCAGACGTAGCGCGAGTCCGCGGCTGTGAAGCGGCCCGTCTGCAGGAGCGCCGCGCTCACCACATCCCCGATGAAGAGGAACGCGGCCGCCGAGGGCACCACGAAGAAGGCCACGCGCCGGGCCCCCGCCTCGATGCGCTCGCGCAGCTTCGCGTTCACATCCTCGCTGGCCCCTCCCGTGGCGCGGGCCATCTCGGGCAGCTCCGCCGCGGACACCGCCATGCCGAAGAGGCTCACCGGGATGAGGTAGATGGTCTGCGCGTAGAAGAGCGAGGAGAGGGCCCGCTCGGACAGCAGGGATGCGATGGCCGTGTCCACGTAGGCGCTGATCTGCACCACGCCCCGGCCAATCACCACCGTCACGAAGCTGCGCAGCACCTGGCGCACCGAGGCGTTCGCCACGGAGAGCGAGGGCCGGAAGCGCCCCAGCAGCCGCAGCACCGAGGGCACCTGCACGCCGAACTGGAGCAACCCGCCCAGCACCACC is drawn from Stigmatella aurantiaca and contains these coding sequences:
- the murJ gene encoding murein biosynthesis integral membrane protein MurJ; the encoded protein is MLVAAGILASRLMGLVRERVFAHYLGNAAAAAVFKAALRIPNFLQNLFGEGVLSGSFIPVYAQLLGRKDHEEADRVAGAVFGLMALATSIMVALGMLATPLFVDVIAPGFEGESRELAIRLVRIVFPGTGLLVLSAWCLGILNSHRRFLLSYLAPVVWNLVIIAALVLAGGRMGEARLVEVLSYAVVLGGLLQFGVQVPSVLRLLGRFRPSLSVANASVRQVLRSFVTVVIGRGVVQISAYVDTAIASLLSERALSSLFYAQTIYLIPVSLFGMAVSAAELPEMARATGGASEDVNAKLRERIEAGARRVAFFVVPSAAAFLFIGDVVSAALLQTGRFTAADSRYVWYLLMGSAVGLVSGTVGRLYSSTYYALKDPGTPLRFAVVRVSLGAALAWGVGLHLAPWLGLPRHLSAAFITVASGLVAWLEAFLLRRKLVRVLGGPVGPPPGVLPKLWMCALVAGGVGLGVKWALFRGLGPMAGVSEEWGGGWLVPPALHPVVTFLAVVLPFGATYFALTGALGFPQAQAVFRRAKRLLGR